A genome region from Glutamicibacter arilaitensis Re117 includes the following:
- a CDS encoding ABC-F family ATP-binding cassette domain-containing protein — MTATLVAKDLAGGHAHRTLFSNLNFTAAPGDVYGVVGANGAGKSTLLSLLAGAADPQAGSVSTAPDSAFIGWMPQEHDRIPGETITAYLARRTGCAAATTAMESTAEDLGGSKPGADDAYAAAFDHWMASGAMDLEDRIPEVLAKLGFTLPVDTEMTALSGGQVARVALAALLLSRFDAVLLDEPTNDLDLEGLEHLENFINSLRAPVILVSHDREFLARCTTGIIELDLAQNQVATYEGGYDSYLAERAINRSHAREAYEQFENQKADLVSRARTQREWSSQGVRNAMRKAPDNDKIRRRANSESSEKQAAKVRQMESRIARLDEVAEPRKEWVLQFSIAAAPRGSSVICTLNEASVSHGDYTFGPVSVQVNAGDRIGITGPNGAGKSTLLNLLLGKLAPHSGTASLGSSVNIGEIDQARTQLPGHLPLGEAFEHEVPEYSAAEVRTLLAKFGLKADQSSALVDELSPGERTRASMALLQARGVNLLVLDEPTNHLDVPAIEQLEEALEAYTGALLLVTHDRRLLENVTLAARWEVEEGQLTTHF, encoded by the coding sequence TGCTGACCCGCAGGCCGGATCGGTAAGCACCGCCCCGGATTCGGCATTCATCGGCTGGATGCCCCAGGAACACGACCGCATCCCGGGCGAAACCATTACCGCGTACTTGGCCCGCCGCACTGGTTGCGCCGCGGCCACCACCGCCATGGAATCCACTGCCGAAGATCTGGGCGGCTCCAAGCCCGGTGCGGATGACGCGTACGCCGCGGCTTTCGACCACTGGATGGCTTCCGGGGCCATGGATTTGGAAGACCGCATCCCCGAGGTATTGGCCAAGCTTGGCTTCACCCTTCCAGTGGATACCGAGATGACAGCACTTTCCGGCGGACAGGTGGCCCGTGTGGCACTGGCAGCCCTGCTGCTCTCCCGCTTCGATGCAGTACTGCTCGATGAGCCGACCAATGACCTTGATCTTGAAGGCTTGGAGCACTTGGAGAATTTCATCAATTCTCTGCGTGCACCAGTGATCCTGGTATCCCATGACCGCGAGTTCCTTGCCCGGTGCACCACCGGCATCATCGAGCTGGACCTGGCGCAGAACCAGGTTGCCACTTATGAAGGCGGCTACGATTCATACCTCGCCGAACGAGCCATCAACCGTTCCCATGCCCGTGAAGCCTATGAGCAGTTCGAGAACCAGAAGGCTGATCTCGTCTCCCGCGCCCGCACCCAGCGCGAATGGTCATCCCAGGGCGTGCGCAATGCGATGCGCAAGGCTCCGGACAATGACAAGATCCGCCGCCGCGCCAACTCCGAGTCCTCGGAGAAGCAGGCCGCGAAGGTGCGACAGATGGAATCGCGCATTGCCCGGCTGGACGAGGTGGCAGAACCGCGCAAGGAATGGGTACTGCAGTTCTCCATCGCCGCCGCTCCACGAGGTTCCTCGGTCATCTGCACGCTTAACGAAGCCTCGGTATCCCACGGCGATTACACCTTCGGACCGGTTTCGGTGCAGGTCAATGCCGGGGATCGCATTGGCATTACCGGCCCCAATGGCGCAGGCAAGTCCACCTTGCTGAACCTGCTGCTGGGCAAGCTGGCCCCGCACAGCGGCACCGCTTCGCTGGGCAGCTCGGTGAATATCGGCGAAATCGACCAGGCGCGCACCCAGCTGCCAGGCCACCTGCCGCTGGGCGAAGCCTTCGAACACGAAGTTCCCGAGTATTCAGCCGCCGAAGTACGCACCTTGCTGGCCAAGTTCGGCCTGAAAGCCGACCAGTCCTCAGCATTGGTCGATGAGCTCTCCCCCGGCGAACGCACCCGCGCGTCCATGGCGCTGCTCCAGGCCCGCGGGGTGAACCTGCTGGTACTCGATGAGCCGACCAACCATTTGGATGTTCCGGCCATCGAGCAGCTCGAAGAAGCCTTGGAAGCCTACACCGGAGCACTGCTTCTGGTCACCCACGATCGCCGATTACTTGAAAATGTCACCTTAGCGGCCAGATGGGAAGTTGAAGAAGGCCAACTAACCACCCATTTTTAG